The Ananas comosus cultivar F153 linkage group 2, ASM154086v1, whole genome shotgun sequence genome contains a region encoding:
- the LOC109706717 gene encoding auxin-responsive protein SAUR21-like, which yields MGYFRSSQLLVFINPKSSLSSLSSRRRTNASSFRENLKESLLDDDKGRGAEAAIPKGFLAVYVGPELTRFVIPTSYLCLPIFKALMDKMAEEFGFEQTGGLRIPCDEDYFRQILRVLNESEAERKAMKNNKKKNTQYSSVKKNS from the coding sequence ATGGGCTACTTTCGTAGTTCTCAACTTCTTGTTTTCATCAACCCGAAGTCGTCGTTGTCGTCATTGTCATCCAGGAGACGGACTAACGCCTCCTCGTTTAGGGAGAATTTGAAGGAGTCTTTGTTGGATGACGACAAAGGGCGCGGTGCCGAGGCCGCCATTCCGAAGGGGTTTTTGGCTGTCTATGTCGGGCCGGAGCTGACGAGGTTCGTCATCCCGACGAGCTATCTCTGTCTGCCGATCTTCAAGGCCTTGATGGACAAGATGGCCGAGGAGTTCGGTTTCGAGCAGACTGGCGGGCTCCGGATTCCGTGCGACGAGGACTACTTCAGACAGATTCTTCGCGTCTTGAACGAATCGGAGGCGGAAAGGAAAGCAATGAAgaacaacaagaagaagaacaCACAATACAGTAGTGTAAAGAAAAACTCTTAA
- the LOC109706775 gene encoding auxin-responsive protein SAUR50-like, protein MEHPAKKPSSSSSSSSNKITEIVRLQQMLRKWKKLASAAPRSNYKFLKKTLSFSADTSSHHHLDPSCSSSSSSGGGGGGGHAVVVPKGFFVVSVGEEQKRFVIPTEYLSHSAFEELLREAEEEFGFQHEGVLRIPCEVGVFESILKVVAKKKKQQQQKSFCYCSCEAELGQTHHPQKPICR, encoded by the coding sequence ATGGAGCACCCAGCAAAGAAgcccagcagcagcagcagcagcagcagcaacaagaTCACAGAGATAGTGAGGCTGCAGCAGATGCTGAGGAAGTGGAAGAAGCTGGCCTCAGCTGCCCCCAGAAGCAACTACAAGTTCCTGAAGAAGACCCTCTCCTTCTCTGCTGATACCAGCTCTCATCATCATCTGGACCCctcctgcagcagcagcagcagcagtggtggtggtggtggtggtgggcaTGCAGTGGTGGTTCCCAAGGGCTTCTTTGTGGTCTCTGTGGGGGAGGAGCAGAAGAGGTTTGTGATACCCACAGAGTACTTGAGCCACAGTGCTTTTGAGGAGCTTCTGAGAGAAGCTGAGGAGGAGTTTGGGTTCCAGCATGAGGGGGTGCTGAGGATCCCATGTGAGGTGGGGGTGTTTGAGAGCATTTTGAAGGTGgtggcgaagaagaagaagcagcagcagcagaagagcTTCTGCTACTGCTCTTGTGAAGCTGAGCTGGGTCAAACCCACCACCCTCAGAAACCTATTTGCAGATGa